The following nucleotide sequence is from Chromobacterium rhizoryzae.
GGGTTTTTTCCACATCGGCGATCAGGGCCGGCGTCTGTTCCGGGTCCACGGTGTCCGGCAGATTGCCGGCCAGGCCCAGGATGATGGCGTGGTCGGTGCAATGCCCCTTGCCGGTCAGGGCCAGCGAGCCGTAGCAGTCGACGTGAACATGGGTGACTTGGTTGAAACGGCCGGTTTCCTTGAGCGAGCCCAGGAACTGGTGGCCGGCCTTCATCGGACCGACGGTGTGGGAACTGGAGGGGCCGACGCCGATTTTGTAGATATCAGTCATGCTGAACATGATTGCTTACCTCTTGGCTTGATACTTTGGCTTGATGCTGAGGAGCCCGGCCGGCCGTAACCGGCCGGGCTGTCAGAGAAGGGCGATCAGGCGAACAGATCGTAGAAGATGGCGGAGATGGCGATCAGGCCGATCAGAACCACGAAGATGTTGCTGGCGGCGCCGGAGTATTTCTTCATGGCCGGCACTTTGGCGATGGCGTACATCGGCATCAGGAACAGCAGCATCGCGATCACCGGGCCGCCCAGGGTTTCGATCATGCCCAGGATGCTGGGGTTGAAGGTGGCCACGGCCCAGGTGGTGATGATCATGAACACGGCGGTGAAGCGGTCCAGTTTGGCGGTCTCGATGGATTTGCCGCTCTGGCGCAGTTGCTTGATGATCAGGCCGTTGAAGCCTTCTTTGGCGCCCAGGTAGTGACCCAGGAAGGATTTGCTGATGGCGACGATGGCGATCAGCGGAGCCACCCATTCAATCACCGGGTTGCGGAAGTGGTTGGCGAGGTAGGACAGGATGGAAATGTTCTGCGCCTTGGCGGCGGCCAGGTCGGCCGGGGACAGGCTGAACACGCAGCTGAACACGAAGAACATCACCGACAGCACCATCATGATGTGAGCGCGGATCAGCACGCGGCCGGCGGCCGGCTCAGCGGCGTCGCCATGCAGTTTCTGCTGGTCAACCGAGAAGGACGAAATGATGGGCGAGTGGTTGAAGGAGAACACCATGACCGGGATGGCCAGCCACAGCGTTTTGTAGAACGCGCCGTGGGACAGGGCGTCGCCCAGGCTG
It contains:
- a CDS encoding HAAAP family serine/threonine permease, producing the protein MSQAVSTPLPKSGASSSWTKQDTVWMLGLYGTAIGAGTLFLPINAGIGGLWPLIVMALLALPLTFFAHRGLTRFVLSSSKPGADITEVVEEHFGVGAGKLITLLYFFAIYPILLVYSVAITNTVQSFMVNQLGVSAPPRAILSLILILGLMAIVRLGEKMIVKAMSVLVYPFVACLMLLALYLVPEWNSSAIQQAGSLGDALSHGAFYKTLWLAIPVMVFSFNHSPIISSFSVDQQKLHGDAAEPAAGRVLIRAHIMMVLSVMFFVFSCVFSLSPADLAAAKAQNISILSYLANHFRNPVIEWVAPLIAIVAISKSFLGHYLGAKEGFNGLIIKQLRQSGKSIETAKLDRFTAVFMIITTWAVATFNPSILGMIETLGGPVIAMLLFLMPMYAIAKVPAMKKYSGAASNIFVVLIGLIAISAIFYDLFA